From one Flavobacterium sp. N502536 genomic stretch:
- a CDS encoding FAD-binding and (Fe-S)-binding domain-containing protein codes for MNHNNILSKGTVPLESLEKQLEGKLFYDHTMRLLYATDASAYKEMPLAVAIPKTKEDIQKIIAFAREHKSSVIPRAAGTSLAGQVVGNGIIVDISQEFTKIISVDQEEKTAWVEPGVIRDELNLHLKPYKLFFGPETSTSNRCMIGGMVGNNACGARSVIYGSTREHLLEIKGFLADGHEVTFGALTNAEFEDKCNGINVVSPLEQAIYVQAKEILSATSNRILFEDNFPKKSIPRRNTGYALDLLADTMPFTDSEEKFNFCKLIAGSEGTLFFSTAIKLNLVEALKPYSALVCVHFESINESLKANIEALKFNPDSVELIDHYILECTKENIEQSKNRFFVKGDPQAILAVEFLRDTPEEIDSIAKEMEALMRSKNLGYHFPVVYGEDTNKVWALRKAGLGLLSNIPGDAKAVAVIEDTAVDVNDLPEFIEEFNAILKERNLNCVHYAHAATGELHLRPIIDLKTKEGTAIFRTIATDIAHLVKKYKGSLSGEHGDGRLRGEFIPLMLGEEIYQLFLQIKQVWDPWGVFNPGKIVNTPPMDTSLRYTPGQDTPMPETYFDFSEHNGILRAAEMCNGSGDCRKTEKSGGTMCPSYMATRDEKHTTRARANMLRETISNSTKANKFDDDNLLEVLDLCLSCKGCKSECPSNVDMAKLKAETLQQYHDKNGVKFRSRLIGNTPRINQWFAAMPWAYNLSAKGAFGNVIKRATGFATERKLPLMHKITFAKWMKAYSQKGDFVNGKVYLYNDEFLNFYDVEIGQTAVQLLNRLGYEVGIPNIGISGRTYLSKGMLKEAREIAEQNIRNFELAIPEGGILIGIEPSAILTFRDEYPDLCRGELKTKAKTFAARTFLIEEFLAKELEEGRISSDSFTAKSERVRMHGHCFQKALSSLVPLKKILSLPENYTVLNIPSGCCGMAGSFGYEKEHYELSMQIGELVLFPTIRSEEEATLISASGTSCRHQIADGTGRKAQHPVEILFKALK; via the coding sequence ATGAATCACAATAATATCCTTTCTAAAGGTACTGTTCCTCTTGAAAGTTTAGAAAAACAATTAGAAGGTAAATTATTCTACGATCATACCATGCGCTTGCTTTATGCGACTGATGCCAGCGCTTACAAAGAAATGCCTCTGGCAGTTGCGATTCCCAAAACAAAGGAGGATATTCAGAAAATAATCGCTTTTGCAAGAGAACACAAAAGCAGTGTAATTCCACGTGCTGCCGGAACATCACTTGCCGGACAGGTAGTGGGTAACGGAATTATTGTCGACATTTCGCAGGAGTTTACCAAAATTATATCGGTTGATCAGGAGGAAAAAACTGCTTGGGTAGAACCGGGTGTCATTCGCGATGAGCTCAATCTTCATTTGAAGCCGTACAAACTGTTTTTCGGACCCGAAACTTCCACCAGCAATCGCTGTATGATTGGCGGGATGGTAGGAAACAATGCCTGCGGTGCAAGATCGGTTATTTATGGATCGACACGCGAACATTTACTTGAAATCAAAGGTTTTTTGGCCGATGGTCACGAAGTTACTTTTGGCGCCTTGACGAATGCCGAATTTGAAGATAAATGCAACGGAATTAATGTAGTAAGCCCTTTGGAACAGGCTATTTATGTTCAGGCAAAAGAAATTTTATCGGCAACATCAAACCGAATTTTGTTTGAAGATAATTTTCCTAAAAAATCCATTCCAAGAAGAAACACCGGTTATGCTTTAGATTTACTGGCAGATACAATGCCGTTTACAGATTCAGAAGAGAAGTTTAATTTCTGCAAGTTAATTGCAGGATCAGAAGGAACTTTATTCTTTTCGACAGCGATAAAATTGAATCTGGTTGAGGCATTAAAACCTTATTCGGCTCTGGTTTGCGTGCATTTTGAAAGCATTAATGAATCCCTTAAAGCCAATATCGAAGCTTTAAAATTCAACCCTGATAGTGTAGAGTTAATCGACCATTATATTCTGGAATGTACAAAAGAAAATATTGAACAAAGTAAGAATCGTTTTTTTGTAAAAGGAGACCCACAGGCCATTTTAGCGGTCGAGTTTTTAAGGGATACTCCCGAAGAAATCGACAGTATTGCCAAAGAAATGGAAGCTTTGATGCGCTCTAAAAATCTGGGCTATCATTTTCCGGTGGTTTACGGAGAGGATACCAATAAAGTCTGGGCCTTGCGAAAAGCGGGATTGGGCTTGTTGTCTAACATTCCCGGTGACGCCAAAGCTGTTGCGGTAATCGAAGATACAGCAGTAGACGTAAATGATTTACCGGAGTTTATCGAAGAATTTAACGCAATTCTAAAAGAGCGAAATCTTAACTGTGTACATTATGCACATGCGGCAACTGGTGAATTGCACTTGCGTCCGATTATTGATTTAAAAACCAAAGAAGGGACTGCCATTTTCAGGACCATTGCAACTGATATTGCCCATCTGGTAAAAAAATACAAAGGTTCCTTAAGCGGTGAGCATGGTGATGGAAGACTTAGAGGCGAATTTATTCCGTTGATGTTAGGGGAGGAAATTTACCAATTGTTTCTCCAAATTAAACAAGTTTGGGACCCGTGGGGCGTTTTTAATCCCGGGAAAATTGTCAATACACCACCAATGGATACCAGTTTGAGGTATACTCCCGGACAGGACACTCCAATGCCGGAAACCTATTTTGATTTTTCGGAGCATAACGGAATTCTACGGGCAGCTGAGATGTGCAACGGATCGGGAGATTGTAGAAAAACCGAAAAAAGCGGGGGTACCATGTGTCCGAGTTATATGGCTACTAGGGATGAAAAACATACCACGCGTGCGAGAGCAAATATGCTGAGAGAAACCATAAGCAACTCGACAAAAGCAAATAAGTTTGATGACGACAATCTTTTGGAGGTACTCGATTTGTGCTTAAGCTGTAAAGGATGTAAATCAGAATGCCCTTCAAATGTTGATATGGCAAAGCTAAAGGCCGAAACATTACAACAATATCATGATAAAAACGGAGTAAAGTTCCGTTCCAGACTTATTGGAAATACCCCTAGAATTAACCAATGGTTTGCTGCGATGCCTTGGGCATACAACTTATCGGCCAAAGGAGCTTTTGGAAATGTGATTAAAAGGGCAACGGGCTTTGCTACAGAACGAAAACTCCCTCTCATGCATAAAATTACTTTCGCCAAATGGATGAAAGCCTACAGCCAGAAAGGAGATTTTGTAAATGGTAAAGTTTACCTGTACAATGATGAATTTTTGAACTTTTATGATGTTGAAATAGGGCAGACGGCTGTTCAGTTATTGAATCGTTTAGGATACGAGGTTGGAATACCAAATATAGGGATTAGCGGGAGAACCTATCTTTCGAAAGGAATGTTAAAAGAAGCGCGTGAAATAGCCGAACAGAACATCAGAAACTTCGAATTGGCGATTCCTGAGGGTGGTATTCTGATCGGAATAGAACCGTCGGCGATATTAACTTTTCGTGACGAATATCCTGATTTGTGCCGTGGGGAATTAAAAACAAAAGCAAAAACATTCGCAGCAAGAACGTTTCTAATTGAGGAATTTTTAGCCAAAGAACTCGAAGAAGGAAGAATTTCGTCAGACAGCTTTACAGCGAAGTCAGAGCGTGTGCGTATGCATGGACATTGTTTTCAGAAAGCCTTATCATCATTAGTACCGCTCAAAAAAATCCTAAGCTTGCCCGAGAATTACACGGTATTGAACATTCCGAGTGGCTGTTGTGGTATGGCGGGATCTTTCGGATATGAAAAAGAGCACTATGAGCTATCGATGCAAATAGGTGAGCTGGTTTTGTTTCCAACAATCCGTTCTGAGGAAGAAGCTACCTTAATCTCTGCTTCGGGAACCAGCTGCAGACACCAGATTGCAGACGGTACAGGCCGAAAAGCACAGCATCCTGTGGAGATTTTGTTTAAAGCATTAAAATAG
- a CDS encoding aminotransferase class III-fold pyridoxal phosphate-dependent enzyme: MIFSEAAIQDLVKEHYGLIVTVKALNGYDELNFLLSNEKNEKYILKVSNESHPFPFLEAQINIIQHLKKSNISDCFQHFSINKHGEELTKIVSGSQTYYIRILNFLEGVFWVDEKAKTSELQYDLGSFLGKMDHALQDFSHPAMHRNYTWDISHASEAADNLKHILNHEKRRIAGYFLLQFDTEVVPQLHRLRHAYIHNDANDYNVLVQGNRVSGLIDFGDMVYTALINNLAIACTYAMLDEEDPLAVAALLVAGYHKSYALTEQEVDLLYYLIAGRLCISVTQSAYNASLDSNNEHHFITEKPAWDLLFKLIQINPIKAQDAFRKACGFEGLITADDYSDLLEVRKKRIGRNLSIGYQDKLKIVKGALQYLYDDKGRTFVDCVNNPSHVGHCHPVVVRKMQKQIATLNTNTRYLNDAITAYAEKLTATLPAKLSVCYFVNSGSEANDLAIRMSRHFTKQKDIIVLDHAYHGTSTVAMEMSPYKFDSKGGFGQMPWIHKAINPDLYRGPYKYGDTNAGEKYAADVQRIIEELKKEDKAPAVFICETLLGVGGQIPLPENYLKTVYDHVRAAGGVCIADEVQVGFGRIGDHFWGFELQNVVPDIVVLGKPIGNGHPLAAVIVTEEIADSFNNGMEYFNTFGGNPVSMTTGLAVLDVIQEEEMQQHALETGNHLMNGLRGLMAKYPIISDVRGHGLFIGAEMVKDKSTMEPAVPEIDIVVEKMKAQGYLLSTDGPLHNVLKIKPPMTFNKQNADEMVKFLDIALSEL; the protein is encoded by the coding sequence ATGATTTTTTCAGAAGCAGCTATTCAGGATTTAGTAAAAGAACATTACGGATTAATCGTTACCGTAAAAGCATTAAATGGATATGACGAACTGAACTTTCTTTTATCGAATGAGAAGAATGAAAAGTACATTCTAAAAGTATCAAACGAAAGTCACCCGTTTCCTTTTTTAGAAGCGCAGATTAACATTATTCAGCATCTTAAAAAGAGCAATATTTCAGATTGTTTTCAGCATTTCAGCATCAACAAACACGGGGAAGAGCTAACCAAAATTGTTAGCGGTTCCCAAACCTATTATATCAGAATTTTAAATTTTTTAGAGGGTGTTTTTTGGGTTGATGAGAAAGCCAAAACAAGTGAATTGCAGTATGATTTGGGAAGCTTTTTAGGTAAGATGGATCATGCGTTACAGGACTTCTCACATCCTGCCATGCACCGCAATTATACCTGGGACATCAGCCACGCAAGTGAAGCAGCTGATAATTTGAAACACATATTAAATCACGAGAAAAGACGTATTGCAGGCTATTTTCTGCTGCAATTTGATACCGAAGTTGTACCACAGCTGCATCGCCTGCGTCATGCTTACATTCATAACGATGCCAACGATTACAATGTATTGGTACAGGGCAATCGCGTGAGTGGGTTAATCGATTTTGGCGATATGGTCTATACCGCTTTAATCAACAATCTGGCTATCGCCTGTACTTATGCCATGTTGGACGAGGAAGATCCTTTGGCAGTTGCGGCATTGCTAGTAGCGGGATATCATAAATCATATGCCTTAACAGAGCAGGAAGTCGATTTGTTGTATTATCTGATTGCCGGAAGACTTTGCATCAGTGTAACACAATCGGCGTACAATGCCTCATTAGACAGCAACAACGAGCACCATTTTATTACCGAAAAACCAGCCTGGGATTTGTTGTTCAAACTCATTCAAATTAACCCTATCAAGGCTCAGGATGCTTTTAGAAAAGCCTGTGGTTTTGAAGGATTGATTACTGCCGATGATTATAGCGATTTATTGGAGGTTCGTAAAAAAAGAATTGGACGTAATCTAAGCATTGGGTATCAGGATAAATTAAAAATAGTAAAAGGAGCTTTGCAATATCTATACGATGATAAGGGGAGAACCTTTGTGGATTGTGTTAATAATCCTTCGCATGTAGGGCATTGTCATCCGGTAGTCGTTCGAAAAATGCAAAAACAAATCGCTACTTTAAATACCAATACCCGATATTTAAATGACGCTATAACAGCTTATGCAGAGAAACTTACCGCAACATTGCCGGCTAAACTGAGTGTTTGTTACTTTGTGAATTCGGGTAGTGAAGCCAACGATCTGGCCATTCGAATGAGCCGTCATTTTACCAAACAAAAAGATATTATTGTACTGGATCATGCCTACCACGGAACCTCTACTGTGGCGATGGAAATGAGTCCGTATAAATTTGACAGCAAAGGCGGATTTGGTCAGATGCCTTGGATACACAAAGCAATCAATCCCGATTTATATCGTGGACCTTATAAATATGGAGATACCAATGCGGGAGAAAAATACGCAGCCGATGTACAACGAATTATAGAAGAACTAAAAAAAGAAGACAAGGCTCCGGCTGTATTTATTTGTGAAACTTTATTGGGAGTTGGAGGACAGATTCCGTTACCGGAAAATTATCTAAAAACAGTGTATGACCATGTCAGAGCTGCCGGTGGAGTTTGTATTGCCGACGAAGTTCAGGTTGGATTTGGAAGAATAGGCGACCATTTTTGGGGCTTTGAATTGCAAAATGTAGTTCCGGATATAGTTGTTTTAGGAAAACCAATTGGTAATGGACATCCATTAGCGGCTGTGATTGTAACAGAGGAAATTGCTGATTCTTTCAACAACGGTATGGAATATTTCAACACTTTTGGAGGTAATCCCGTATCCATGACCACAGGTTTGGCGGTACTGGATGTAATTCAGGAAGAAGAAATGCAGCAGCATGCTTTGGAAACAGGGAATCATTTAATGAATGGGTTAAGAGGTTTAATGGCCAAATACCCAATTATCAGTGATGTGCGCGGACATGGATTGTTTATTGGTGCCGAAATGGTAAAAGATAAAAGCACGATGGAGCCCGCTGTTCCTGAAATTGATATTGTAGTAGAAAAAATGAAAGCTCAGGGATATTTATTAAGTACCGACGGACCTTTACACAATGTTTTGAAAATAAAGCCACCCATGACATTCAACAAACAGAATGCTGATGAAATGGTGAAATTTTTAGATATCGCTTTGAGCGAATTGTAA
- a CDS encoding beta-galactosidase: protein MFNHKISFTKIVATGLLIANCNSTPVFAQTKKTTTTEKKDPQRFFSKPDLMQIGVYYYPEQWPREQWERDLKNIKKLGFEFTHFAEFAWTYMEPEEGKYDFKWLDDALAIAEKEGLKVILCTPTPTPPAWMGEKYPEIYLVDASGRRREHGNRANQSVSNEKYRAFVEKIVTELGKRYGKNKNIMGWQVDNEPGAPDDFSPSAQKGFQKWLKAKYGTIEKLNAEWLGSFWSIRYNNFEQIAIPNAEIYFEDKLSPHAILDFKRFTADSQAEYLNLQAETLRKYVDPKQWITTNYTNVVYGADPRRTDKMDFATYTMYPVSGRNQLGGQNFRMGHPNKISEANDYYRSINGVTGVMEMQPGQVNWASINPQLLPGTVHMWISQAFGGGCSFTCTYRYRHPLGSSEMYHDGIVGTDGVTLTTGGKEFVQSIEDMKLLRKEYNPKAVLPADLAKRKTGFLWSHENLWDLENQKQTEFWSTWRHRNTYTSAVKSTAAPMDFITEDDDFSAYPFIVAPAYQLIDQKLVDKWTKYVENGGNLILSCRTGQKDKNGHFFEAKWSAPIVPLIGADVDFFDMLVADVNGTINAGNNTYKWNTWADVLDPKPGTEVLATYADQFYKGKAAAITRKLGKGTVTYIGAESKDGDLERQVVRSVYERAKVTIDDLPKGVFVEWRDGFYVGVNYTNEPIQLPIPQGSKVLVGQNPLQPAQAIIWK from the coding sequence ATGTTCAACCACAAAATATCATTCACAAAAATAGTAGCAACAGGCTTGCTTATTGCGAATTGCAATTCGACGCCTGTTTTTGCTCAAACGAAAAAAACTACGACGACAGAAAAAAAAGATCCGCAGCGTTTTTTCTCGAAGCCCGATTTAATGCAGATTGGGGTTTATTATTATCCAGAACAATGGCCAAGAGAACAATGGGAGCGTGATTTAAAGAACATTAAAAAACTGGGATTCGAGTTTACTCATTTTGCCGAATTTGCCTGGACATATATGGAGCCTGAAGAAGGAAAGTACGATTTCAAATGGCTCGATGATGCTCTTGCGATCGCAGAGAAAGAAGGTTTAAAAGTTATTCTTTGTACGCCAACACCAACACCACCGGCATGGATGGGTGAAAAATATCCTGAAATCTATCTGGTTGATGCAAGCGGACGCCGCAGGGAACATGGCAACAGAGCCAATCAATCGGTATCGAATGAAAAGTACAGAGCATTTGTAGAGAAAATAGTTACTGAACTAGGAAAAAGATACGGGAAGAATAAAAACATTATGGGCTGGCAAGTAGATAACGAGCCGGGAGCTCCGGATGACTTTAGTCCCTCTGCACAAAAAGGATTTCAGAAATGGCTAAAAGCGAAGTACGGTACGATCGAGAAATTAAATGCCGAGTGGCTCGGAAGTTTTTGGAGCATTCGCTACAACAACTTCGAGCAAATTGCGATTCCTAATGCCGAAATCTATTTTGAAGACAAACTAAGTCCACATGCTATATTAGATTTCAAAAGATTTACAGCAGATTCTCAGGCGGAATACTTGAATTTACAAGCTGAAACACTTCGAAAATACGTTGATCCGAAACAATGGATTACGACCAATTACACCAACGTAGTGTATGGAGCTGATCCGAGAAGAACTGATAAAATGGATTTTGCTACCTATACCATGTATCCGGTAAGCGGAAGAAACCAATTGGGCGGTCAGAATTTTAGAATGGGACATCCAAACAAAATATCAGAAGCCAATGATTATTACAGATCCATAAACGGGGTAACTGGTGTTATGGAAATGCAGCCAGGACAGGTAAACTGGGCAAGTATAAATCCGCAATTACTTCCGGGAACGGTTCATATGTGGATCTCGCAGGCCTTCGGTGGTGGCTGTTCGTTTACTTGTACGTACCGATACAGACATCCGTTAGGAAGCAGCGAAATGTATCACGACGGAATTGTAGGTACGGATGGTGTAACCCTGACAACAGGTGGAAAAGAGTTTGTACAATCCATCGAAGACATGAAACTGCTTCGAAAAGAATACAACCCAAAAGCAGTACTTCCGGCGGATCTTGCCAAAAGAAAAACAGGTTTTTTATGGAGTCATGAAAATCTTTGGGATTTAGAAAATCAGAAACAAACGGAATTCTGGAGCACGTGGAGACATAGAAATACTTATACATCTGCTGTAAAATCGACTGCTGCGCCAATGGATTTTATTACTGAAGATGACGATTTCTCTGCTTATCCTTTTATTGTAGCTCCGGCTTACCAGCTTATCGATCAGAAACTGGTGGATAAATGGACTAAATATGTAGAAAACGGTGGTAATTTGATCTTGTCCTGCCGAACTGGTCAGAAAGATAAAAACGGCCATTTCTTTGAAGCCAAATGGAGCGCACCGATTGTGCCGTTAATAGGTGCTGATGTAGATTTCTTTGACATGCTTGTTGCAGATGTAAACGGAACGATAAATGCCGGAAACAATACCTATAAGTGGAATACCTGGGCTGATGTATTAGATCCGAAACCAGGAACAGAAGTTTTGGCTACTTATGCGGATCAGTTTTACAAAGGAAAAGCCGCAGCAATTACCAGAAAATTAGGAAAAGGAACCGTAACTTATATTGGAGCGGAAAGTAAAGACGGAGATTTAGAAAGACAAGTGGTAAGATCGGTTTACGAACGTGCCAAAGTAACGATTGATGATTTGCCAAAAGGTGTATTTGTAGAATGGAGAGATGGTTTTTATGTAGGTGTAAATTATACCAATGAACCAATCCAATTGCCTATTCCTCAGGGAAGCAAAGTACTAGTGGGGCAAAACCCATTACAACCGGCTCAGGCGATTATTTGGAAATAA